In Pedobacter heparinus DSM 2366, the following are encoded in one genomic region:
- the rpe gene encoding ribulose-phosphate 3-epimerase has protein sequence MSHLIAPSVLSADFANLQRDIEMINASAADWFHVDIMDGVFVPNISFGFPVMEAIKRYAEKPLDVHLMIVNPDQYIERFAAAGAAMITVHYEACTHLHRTVQAIHATGCRAGVALNPHTPVSMLKDLLTDLDMVLIMSVNPGFGGQQFIPNSLNKIAELRKMASAVNPDLLIEVDGGVGLHNTAALLQAGADVLVAGNAIFAAASPAGMIAELKQIEGGLVQRA, from the coding sequence ATGTCCCATCTAATTGCCCCTTCCGTGCTTTCAGCAGATTTTGCCAACCTGCAGCGCGATATTGAAATGATCAATGCCAGTGCGGCCGACTGGTTTCATGTGGATATAATGGATGGTGTGTTTGTGCCTAACATTTCATTTGGCTTTCCGGTTATGGAAGCCATAAAACGATACGCTGAAAAACCATTAGATGTGCATTTGATGATCGTAAACCCTGATCAGTACATCGAACGGTTTGCTGCTGCCGGTGCAGCGATGATTACGGTGCATTATGAGGCCTGTACCCATTTACACAGAACTGTGCAGGCCATTCATGCTACAGGCTGCAGGGCCGGGGTAGCGCTTAACCCGCATACACCTGTCAGCATGTTGAAAGACCTGCTTACCGATCTGGATATGGTGCTGATCATGTCCGTAAATCCGGGTTTTGGCGGGCAACAGTTCATCCCAAATTCCTTAAATAAAATTGCTGAACTGCGAAAAATGGCATCAGCAGTAAATCCAGATCTGCTGATAGAAGTTGATGGTGGTGTGGGGCTGCACAATACAGCTGCTTTATTGCAGGCCGGGGCCGATGTACTGGTTGCAGGAAACGCTATTTTTGCAGCTGCATCACCTGCCGGTATGATTGCCGAACTTAAACAGATTGAGGGTGGGCTAGTGCAGAGGGCTTAA
- the pnp gene encoding polyribonucleotide nucleotidyltransferase yields MNVIKKSFDLGDGRTIEIETGKLAKQADGAVVVKMGDTMLLATVVSTVGAKAGVDFLPLSVDYQEKYAAAGRIPGGFLRREARLSDYEVLISRLVDRALRPMFPEDYHSDTQVMISLISSDKNIMPDCLAGLAASAAIAVSDIPFNGPISEVRVARIDGKFVINPYVTDLERADIEFLVAGTEKDIVMVEGECNEISETEMVEAIEFAHKAIVIQVQAQKELAELVGKTVKREYSHEDSNPELKEQVYAATYDKVYAIAKSNTSKGERGDAFGQVLMDFIATLGEEIDDVTGFLAKKYFHDVQYDAIRNLVLDEGIRLDGRDVRTVRPIWSEVGYLPAAHGSAVFTRGETQSLTTVTLGSKDDEQMIDGAFINGYNKFLLHYNFPGFSTGEVRPNRGAGRREIGHGNLAMRSLKKVLPGLEENPYTIRIVSDILESNGSSSMATVCAGTLALMDAGVKIKAPVSGIAMGLITDEKSGKYAILSDILGDEDHLGDMDFKVTGTEKGIVACQMDLKINGLKWEVLTNALNQAKEARLHILNEMKKTIAAPREDYKAHAPRIVSLSIDKEFIGAVIGPGGKIIQEMQRETGATISIEEVGNKGIVEIFADNKAAIDAAVGRINAIAAKPEIGATYQGKVKSIMPFGAFVEIMPGKDGLLHISEIDWTRLETMDGVFKEGDKVEVKLLDVDKQGKMKLSRKALLPRPPKPEAAAATENKA; encoded by the coding sequence ATGAATGTAATAAAAAAATCGTTCGATCTGGGCGATGGAAGAACAATCGAAATTGAAACAGGAAAACTGGCCAAACAGGCTGATGGTGCTGTTGTTGTTAAAATGGGTGACACCATGCTTTTAGCTACTGTAGTTTCTACTGTAGGTGCTAAAGCTGGGGTTGATTTTTTACCTTTATCGGTAGATTACCAGGAGAAATATGCAGCCGCAGGGCGTATACCTGGTGGTTTCCTTCGCCGCGAGGCCAGGTTGTCTGACTATGAAGTTTTAATTTCACGTTTGGTAGACCGTGCTTTACGTCCGATGTTCCCTGAAGATTATCACTCCGATACCCAGGTGATGATCTCCCTGATCTCTTCTGATAAAAATATAATGCCTGATTGTTTGGCTGGTTTAGCTGCTTCGGCTGCTATTGCGGTTTCAGATATCCCTTTCAATGGACCAATTTCTGAGGTACGTGTGGCCAGAATTGATGGTAAATTTGTGATCAATCCTTATGTGACTGATTTAGAGCGTGCTGACATAGAATTCCTGGTTGCCGGTACAGAGAAAGACATCGTAATGGTAGAAGGTGAGTGTAATGAGATTTCTGAAACTGAAATGGTTGAAGCAATCGAGTTTGCACACAAAGCGATCGTGATCCAGGTTCAGGCACAAAAAGAACTGGCTGAACTGGTGGGTAAAACTGTTAAACGTGAGTATTCTCATGAAGACAGCAACCCTGAGTTAAAAGAACAGGTTTATGCCGCTACTTATGATAAAGTATATGCCATTGCAAAAAGCAACACCAGTAAAGGTGAAAGAGGTGATGCTTTTGGTCAGGTGCTGATGGATTTCATTGCTACATTAGGCGAAGAAATTGATGACGTAACCGGCTTTTTGGCTAAAAAATATTTCCACGATGTTCAATATGACGCCATCCGTAACCTGGTACTGGATGAAGGTATCCGTTTAGATGGCCGTGATGTACGTACAGTGCGCCCAATCTGGAGTGAAGTTGGTTATTTGCCTGCTGCACACGGGTCTGCAGTGTTTACACGTGGTGAAACCCAATCTTTAACTACGGTTACACTGGGTTCTAAAGATGATGAACAAATGATTGATGGTGCTTTTATTAATGGATACAATAAATTCTTATTGCACTACAATTTTCCTGGTTTCTCAACTGGTGAAGTTCGCCCGAACAGGGGTGCAGGCCGTCGCGAGATTGGCCACGGTAACCTGGCTATGCGTTCTTTGAAAAAGGTATTGCCCGGACTGGAAGAAAATCCTTATACCATACGTATTGTTTCTGATATCCTGGAATCTAATGGTTCTTCGTCAATGGCAACTGTTTGCGCAGGTACTTTAGCACTGATGGATGCCGGTGTGAAAATCAAGGCGCCTGTTTCGGGTATTGCTATGGGATTGATCACCGACGAGAAAAGTGGTAAATATGCTATCCTTTCGGATATTTTAGGTGATGAAGATCATTTAGGAGATATGGACTTCAAAGTTACCGGTACTGAAAAAGGCATTGTTGCCTGCCAGATGGACCTAAAGATCAATGGCTTGAAGTGGGAAGTGTTAACCAATGCTTTAAACCAGGCTAAAGAAGCACGTTTACACATCTTAAACGAGATGAAAAAAACGATTGCTGCACCACGTGAGGATTACAAAGCACATGCACCACGTATTGTTTCACTGAGCATCGACAAAGAATTTATTGGTGCGGTAATTGGGCCAGGCGGTAAAATTATACAGGAAATGCAACGCGAAACTGGCGCTACCATCTCTATTGAAGAAGTGGGCAACAAAGGTATCGTTGAAATTTTTGCTGACAATAAGGCTGCTATTGACGCTGCTGTTGGCCGCATTAACGCAATTGCTGCAAAACCGGAAATTGGTGCCACTTACCAGGGTAAAGTAAAATCTATTATGCCGTTTGGTGCTTTTGTAGAGATCATGCCGGGTAAAGATGGCTTACTGCACATTTCTGAAATAGACTGGACACGTTTGGAAACGATGGACGGTGTGTTTAAAGAAGGTGATAAAGTTGAAGTTAAGCTCCTGGATGTGGATAAACAAGGTAAAATGAAGCTTTCCAGAAAAGCCTTATTGCCGCGTCCGCCAAAACCTGAAGCTGCAGCTGCTACTGAAAATAAAGCATAG
- the serC gene encoding 3-phosphoserine/phosphohydroxythreonine transaminase, which translates to MRHNFGAGPCILPQEVFKQASQAVLDFKDGLSILEISHRTPEFEAVVDETVKLVKELMNVPSGYSVVLLQGGASLQFAMVPMNLLPQGGTAAYLETGVWANKAIKEVKTFGTANIVASSKADNFTFVPKDYTIPEDSAYFHCTSNNTIYGTELFSFPETSVPLVCDMSSDIMSRVIDVSKFDLIYAGAQKNIGPAGLTIAIVKDEILGKSGRSIPSMLDYKVHIDGGSMYNTPPVFSIYVAMLNLRWLKSKGGVAEIEKENIAKAKALYAEIDRNPLFKGTCAVEDRSRMNICFVMENPELEKPFLKFAEENGVEGIKGHRSVGGFRASMYNALPITSVHALIELMQIFAEKHQ; encoded by the coding sequence ATGAGACACAATTTCGGCGCAGGCCCATGTATTTTACCTCAGGAAGTATTTAAACAAGCATCACAGGCGGTATTGGATTTTAAAGATGGTTTATCCATTCTGGAAATCTCTCACCGTACTCCTGAATTTGAAGCGGTTGTAGATGAAACCGTAAAACTGGTTAAGGAATTAATGAACGTGCCATCGGGATACTCGGTAGTATTGTTACAAGGTGGTGCCAGTTTACAGTTTGCGATGGTTCCTATGAATCTACTGCCTCAGGGCGGTACTGCAGCTTACCTGGAAACCGGTGTTTGGGCCAACAAGGCAATTAAAGAAGTGAAAACTTTTGGAACAGCTAATATTGTAGCCTCTTCTAAAGCGGATAACTTTACTTTTGTTCCTAAAGATTATACCATTCCTGAAGACAGTGCTTATTTTCACTGCACTTCAAACAATACGATCTACGGAACTGAACTGTTCAGTTTCCCGGAAACCAGTGTGCCTTTAGTTTGTGACATGTCGTCCGACATTATGAGCAGGGTAATTGATGTTTCTAAGTTTGACCTGATCTATGCGGGTGCACAGAAAAACATTGGCCCGGCTGGTTTGACCATTGCCATTGTTAAAGATGAGATTTTAGGTAAATCGGGTAGAAGTATTCCTTCTATGCTGGATTATAAAGTTCATATTGATGGTGGTTCTATGTACAATACCCCCCCGGTATTTTCTATCTATGTGGCCATGCTGAACCTGAGATGGTTAAAATCTAAGGGTGGAGTTGCCGAGATTGAGAAAGAAAACATCGCTAAAGCAAAGGCTTTGTATGCTGAAATTGACAGAAATCCTTTATTTAAAGGTACCTGTGCAGTGGAGGATCGTTCAAGAATGAATATTTGCTTTGTAATGGAAAACCCTGAGCTTGAAAAGCCATTCCTGAAATTTGCTGAAGAAAATGGTGTTGAAGGGATTAAAGGCCATAGAAGTGTAGGTGGTTTCAGGGCTTCAATGTACAATGCATTGCCAATTACTAGCGTACATGCTTTAATAGAATTAATGCAGATTTTTGCAGAGAAACACCAATAA
- the rpsO gene encoding 30S ribosomal protein S15 produces MYLSKEVKADIFKKHGEVETNTGSAEGQVALFTYRIAHLTEHLKKNRKDFSTQLALQKLVGKRRGILAYLFKKDIERYRAIIKNLGLRDIIK; encoded by the coding sequence ATGTATTTAAGTAAAGAAGTAAAAGCCGATATTTTTAAAAAACACGGCGAAGTAGAAACAAACACGGGTTCTGCAGAAGGTCAGGTAGCGTTATTTACATATCGTATTGCGCACTTAACAGAGCATTTAAAGAAAAATCGTAAAGATTTCTCTACTCAGTTAGCACTACAAAAATTAGTAGGTAAACGCCGTGGTATTTTGGCTTACCTGTTTAAAAAAGATATTGAGCGTTATCGTGCTATCATCAAGAACTTAGGTTTAAGGGATATCATTAAATAA
- a CDS encoding DUF1015 domain-containing protein yields the protein MPEIKPFCALKPAAHLQQQVVTRPLENYSTGEAKLIASENPCSFLHLIDPELDNPYLRGTRQELVFKKISENLESFIEHRYLVKQPQPAIYIYQVRHDELVQTGIWTLTHISDYLEGRIKKHESTVERREKLLADYLQQTGLDANPVLITYQPDALVDRLTEKYLLQNPDLDFVFEDGTVHRVWAITDIADLTTIVHSFAQMPAVYIADGHHRAASMAKMGMQKKILNGTKHEGTELYNYFSTVYMNTQEVKVLEFNRLIRDMGGLKAEHFLKTVAQSFLMEKSAVAVKPGALHQIGMYFNGQWYTLHPKTGLYDKYDPVAVLDVSILQNFILGPILNIQDPRTDARITFEGGRTPVFTLQTRVDNGLFAIAFTLYPPSVEQVIAVADAAGVMPPKSTWVEPKFLVGLLTSYFN from the coding sequence ATGCCTGAAATTAAGCCATTTTGTGCGCTTAAACCCGCTGCTCATTTGCAACAGCAAGTGGTCACGCGGCCGCTTGAAAATTACAGTACGGGTGAGGCAAAGCTGATTGCTTCGGAAAATCCATGCAGTTTTCTGCATTTAATTGATCCGGAACTGGACAATCCTTATCTGAGGGGTACCAGACAGGAACTGGTGTTTAAAAAGATCAGTGAAAACCTGGAAAGTTTTATAGAACACCGCTATTTGGTTAAACAACCACAACCCGCCATTTACATTTACCAGGTACGCCACGATGAGCTGGTGCAAACAGGGATCTGGACCCTTACACACATCAGCGATTATCTGGAAGGCAGGATCAAGAAACATGAGTCTACCGTAGAACGCAGGGAGAAGCTTTTGGCCGATTATCTGCAGCAAACAGGGCTGGATGCTAACCCGGTACTGATTACTTACCAGCCAGATGCATTGGTAGACCGGCTGACGGAAAAATACCTGTTACAAAATCCTGACCTGGATTTTGTTTTTGAAGATGGTACGGTACACCGGGTGTGGGCCATTACTGATATAGCCGATTTAACAACCATTGTACACTCATTTGCACAAATGCCTGCAGTTTACATTGCAGATGGCCATCATAGGGCTGCTTCTATGGCAAAGATGGGTATGCAAAAAAAAATCCTGAACGGTACAAAACACGAGGGAACTGAACTTTACAATTATTTCAGTACGGTATACATGAACACCCAGGAGGTAAAAGTACTTGAATTTAACCGGCTGATCAGGGATATGGGAGGGCTGAAAGCCGAACACTTTCTAAAGACTGTTGCCCAGTCATTTTTAATGGAAAAATCTGCAGTTGCGGTGAAACCGGGGGCATTGCACCAAATAGGTATGTATTTTAACGGACAATGGTATACACTACATCCAAAAACGGGTTTGTACGATAAATATGATCCTGTTGCCGTATTGGATGTGAGCATTTTGCAGAATTTTATTCTTGGACCTATACTAAACATACAGGATCCCAGAACTGATGCCCGGATTACTTTTGAAGGAGGTAGAACGCCGGTCTTTACGCTGCAGACCCGTGTAGATAACGGCTTGTTTGCTATAGCTTTTACCTTGTATCCCCCTTCTGTTGAACAAGTGATTGCTGTAGCAGATGCAGCAGGGGTGATGCCCCCTAAGTCGACCTGGGTAGAACCCAAATTTCTGGTGGGGTTACTGACGAGCTATTTCAATTAA
- a CDS encoding D-2-hydroxyacid dehydrogenase encodes MIKILANDGIDPVGKKLLEEAGFVVDTDTVPQDQLVEALKNYDGITVRSATKLRKDLIDQVPNLKLIGRGGVGMDNIDVDYARSKGIAVVNTPAASSLSVAELVFAHLFTGIRFLQDSNRKMPVEGNTKFNALKKAYAGGVELQGKTMGIIGFGRIGRETAKVALRLGMNVLAYDLYPAEGTLPLTFQGGVSVEIPFKTVSLDEVIAKSDFISLHTPFADKPILGTAEFAKMKNGVGVVNCSRGGTIDETALIAALDSGKLAFAGLDVFDNEPTPDTAILQHPKISLTPHIGAATNEAQERIGTELASLIIEHFKK; translated from the coding sequence ATGATTAAGATACTTGCAAACGACGGGATAGATCCTGTTGGTAAAAAATTATTAGAAGAAGCGGGTTTTGTGGTGGATACAGATACTGTACCGCAAGACCAATTGGTTGAAGCTTTAAAAAATTACGATGGTATTACGGTTAGAAGTGCAACCAAGTTACGTAAGGACCTGATAGATCAGGTGCCAAACCTAAAGCTGATTGGCCGTGGTGGTGTTGGAATGGATAATATTGACGTGGATTATGCCCGCAGTAAAGGCATAGCAGTAGTAAATACACCTGCCGCTTCATCCTTGTCGGTAGCTGAGCTTGTTTTTGCACACCTGTTTACCGGTATCCGTTTTCTACAGGATTCCAATAGAAAAATGCCGGTTGAAGGCAATACCAAATTTAATGCCTTGAAAAAAGCCTATGCTGGTGGTGTAGAGTTACAAGGCAAAACTATGGGTATCATTGGGTTTGGGCGTATTGGTCGTGAAACTGCTAAAGTGGCACTCCGACTGGGCATGAACGTTTTGGCTTATGATCTTTACCCTGCAGAGGGTACACTGCCTTTAACTTTCCAGGGCGGCGTTTCGGTAGAAATTCCTTTCAAGACCGTTTCACTGGATGAAGTGATTGCGAAGAGTGATTTCATCAGTTTACATACACCTTTTGCGGATAAACCTATTTTAGGTACAGCAGAGTTTGCTAAAATGAAAAACGGTGTGGGCGTGGTAAACTGTTCACGTGGTGGTACCATTGATGAGACGGCTTTAATTGCGGCCCTTGACAGCGGTAAGCTTGCTTTTGCAGGCCTGGATGTATTCGATAATGAGCCTACGCCGGACACTGCTATTTTACAGCATCCAAAAATATCTTTAACGCCTCATATTGGTGCTGCTACCAATGAAGCCCAGGAACGTATTGGTACGGAACTGGCTTCCCTGATTATTGAGCACTTTAAGAAGTAG
- a CDS encoding TonB-dependent receptor: MLRTCLLVFVVLLGFGKAVAQPLIKISGLVTDELGKSLQQVTVTVIGQSQSTITDEQGAYNIYSKSKIFTLKYTLLGYNTILVSIKQDKAGRVTQHVVMRINPNELEQVTITNKQNQLSNSTLINLTDAAAMPSVSGNFEAVLKTLPGVSPNNELSAQYSVRGGSFDENLVYVNDVEISRPVLVRNAQQEGLSFINTDLLSSAKFSAGGFEARYGDKLSSVLDVKYDRPDSSSAAVSAGLLGLAFSSKIVSPNSYLLTGIRYKNNTGILNSQDNKGVYTPSFTDVQLLYNYNLSSRFSLSLLGNYNSGRFKLIPESRETEFGTADTKLRLNVDYEGEEKDNYQSAGAAITLKFTPRPDYVIKWISSYFKTDEKEHIDIAGWYLFDKDDGPSTSKESSIGGYINYAMNKLTSQNFSTELKADQTFKNHTFSWGLRFENKDYNDDLNEYSLIDSAGYIANQQVHNFYQNNSVVVKNKLTIQYYTAYMQDSYRLSANTDLQLGLRAGYNSLSTQFLLSPRLLLAYRPVNNRKIFRFSAGVYQQAPDYRSIRDFNGMLNLHQKAQRSYNTSAGLDYAFDALGTRLKFSSELYFKYLDRLVPYMMDNVRVKYLAGEVATGYTYGADFNIGGEFVKDLLSYFRISFMKSAQDLKNDGLGYLKRPADQRVNFSAYFQDRLLNSPAYKVHLTLLYGAKLPVGSPLLQRYSDDFHIPAYKRVDIGFSKDFLDDFNVKKSGFLEKYFSSFTASVEVFNLLNINNTVSYLWLKDLDNVQYAVPNYLTGRRLNVKLVIKFKKSK; the protein is encoded by the coding sequence ATGCTCAGAACTTGCCTGCTTGTCTTTGTCGTTTTGCTCGGTTTTGGCAAAGCTGTCGCACAGCCCCTGATAAAAATATCGGGGCTGGTTACAGATGAGTTGGGTAAATCCTTACAGCAGGTAACTGTTACTGTAATAGGACAAAGCCAGTCTACCATAACTGACGAACAGGGAGCCTATAACATCTATTCTAAAAGTAAAATATTTACCCTGAAATATACGCTGTTGGGATATAACACCATATTGGTCAGTATCAAACAGGACAAGGCCGGAAGGGTTACACAACATGTTGTAATGCGTATAAATCCAAATGAACTGGAACAGGTGACCATTACCAATAAACAAAACCAGCTGAGCAACAGTACGCTCATTAATCTAACGGATGCGGCTGCTATGCCTTCGGTATCGGGAAATTTCGAAGCTGTTTTAAAAACTTTACCAGGCGTATCACCCAATAATGAGCTGAGCGCGCAATATAGCGTGCGCGGTGGTAGTTTTGACGAGAACCTGGTGTATGTTAACGATGTAGAGATCAGCAGGCCTGTGCTGGTTCGCAATGCACAACAGGAGGGCCTGAGCTTTATCAATACTGATCTCCTGAGTTCAGCAAAGTTCTCGGCCGGGGGATTTGAAGCCAGATATGGCGATAAGCTGTCCTCTGTACTGGATGTAAAATATGACAGGCCCGACAGCAGTTCGGCTGCAGTAAGCGCTGGCTTGCTTGGCCTGGCATTTAGTTCAAAAATTGTAAGCCCGAACAGCTACCTGCTTACCGGAATACGGTACAAGAACAATACTGGAATATTGAACAGCCAGGACAACAAGGGGGTTTATACACCAAGTTTTACGGATGTGCAATTGCTATATAATTATAATTTATCGTCAAGGTTCAGTTTAAGTTTGCTGGGCAATTACAATAGTGGCAGGTTTAAACTGATCCCGGAAAGCAGGGAAACTGAATTTGGTACTGCCGATACAAAATTACGTCTGAATGTAGATTATGAGGGGGAAGAAAAGGACAATTACCAGTCGGCCGGTGCTGCAATAACCTTAAAATTTACCCCCAGGCCAGATTATGTGATCAAATGGATCAGCAGTTATTTCAAAACAGACGAAAAAGAGCACATTGACATAGCGGGCTGGTATTTGTTTGACAAAGATGATGGTCCGTCCACTTCAAAGGAAAGCAGTATAGGTGGTTACATCAATTATGCCATGAACAAGCTTACCTCACAAAATTTTAGTACAGAACTGAAGGCCGACCAGACCTTTAAGAACCATACTTTTTCCTGGGGCCTGAGGTTCGAAAACAAGGATTACAACGATGACCTGAATGAGTACAGCCTGATTGATTCAGCTGGTTACATCGCCAATCAGCAGGTACATAATTTTTACCAGAACAATAGTGTAGTTGTTAAAAACAAGCTGACTATTCAGTACTACACGGCTTATATGCAGGACAGTTACCGCTTGTCGGCCAATACGGACCTGCAACTGGGGCTAAGAGCGGGGTATAATAGTCTGAGTACACAGTTTTTACTGAGTCCAAGGCTTTTGCTGGCCTACCGTCCCGTGAACAACAGAAAAATCTTTCGTTTTAGTGCAGGGGTTTATCAGCAGGCGCCCGACTACAGGAGTATACGCGACTTTAATGGTATGCTGAACTTACATCAGAAGGCACAGCGCTCGTACAATACTTCGGCAGGTCTGGACTATGCATTTGATGCCCTGGGTACACGCTTAAAGTTCAGTTCTGAGCTCTATTTTAAATATCTGGACAGGCTGGTACCTTATATGATGGACAACGTACGGGTGAAATACCTGGCCGGAGAAGTGGCAACCGGCTATACTTATGGAGCTGATTTTAACATTGGTGGTGAGTTTGTAAAGGACCTGCTGTCGTATTTCAGGATTTCTTTTATGAAGTCGGCCCAGGACCTGAAAAACGATGGGCTGGGTTACCTGAAACGACCCGCGGATCAGCGTGTAAACTTTTCTGCATACTTTCAGGACAGGCTGTTGAACAGTCCGGCCTACAAAGTACACCTCACTTTGCTTTATGGCGCTAAACTGCCCGTGGGTTCGCCACTGCTGCAGAGGTATTCTGACGATTTTCACATCCCGGCCTATAAGCGGGTGGATATTGGTTTCTCTAAAGATTTTTTAGATGATTTTAATGTAAAAAAATCAGGTTTTTTAGAGAAATATTTTAGTTCGTTTACAGCCAGCGTTGAAGTATTTAATTTGTTGAATATCAATAATACAGTTTCTTATTTATGGTTGAAAGATCTGGATAACGTACAATATGCTGTGCCTAACTACTTAACCGGCAGGCGGCTTAATGTGAAATTGGTGATCAAGTTTAAAAAATCGAAATGA
- a CDS encoding MATE family efflux transporter — protein MSKQKTASMGKLSQIFILLKQALKGEELDFTQGSMRRAVLLLAIPMMLEMAMESVFALVDLYFVGHLHNSSHAIQTVGLTESVLTVIYSLAIGMSMAATAVVARRVGEKDPEAAGKAGMQAIFIAVFFNILISIAGFIYAREILLLMGASVETADHGTTFMRIMMGGSVIIVLLFLINGIFRGAGNAAIAMKSLWIANIANIILCPVLINGFGPVPAFGLTGAAMATSMGRGIGVCYQLYHLFKGSGVLKIKLAYLKPHWEQIKALLKIATPGIFQFVIASCSWIFLAQLVATTGGDHGSAGYQTALRLMMFFMLPAWGMSNAAATLVGQNLGAKQLERAEQSVMKTAKYIIIYMLMVMAFTFIGGRFFISFFSNDVLIQDVAINALQIMSLGYICYGMGMVLISTFNGAGDTWTPTWVNFFGFWLFQIPLAYVLAKHFDMGPTGVFIAIPVAETGIALAGFILFRRGKWKTVKV, from the coding sequence ATGTCAAAACAGAAAACAGCTTCCATGGGCAAGCTATCTCAAATTTTTATTCTTTTAAAACAGGCCCTTAAAGGTGAAGAGCTCGACTTTACACAGGGCAGTATGCGCCGCGCCGTGCTTTTACTTGCCATCCCTATGATGTTGGAAATGGCGATGGAGTCTGTTTTTGCATTGGTAGACCTCTATTTTGTAGGTCACCTGCACAACAGCAGCCATGCCATCCAAACGGTAGGTTTAACAGAATCGGTACTCACCGTTATTTACTCGCTGGCCATAGGTATGAGCATGGCTGCTACCGCGGTAGTGGCCCGCAGGGTTGGCGAAAAAGACCCGGAAGCCGCCGGAAAAGCGGGTATGCAGGCCATCTTTATCGCCGTATTTTTTAACATACTGATCAGTATTGCCGGTTTTATTTATGCCCGGGAAATCCTGTTGCTGATGGGGGCTTCGGTAGAAACAGCCGATCATGGTACTACTTTTATGCGCATCATGATGGGTGGAAGTGTGATCATTGTATTGCTGTTCCTGATCAACGGCATATTCCGCGGTGCGGGTAATGCTGCCATAGCCATGAAAAGCTTATGGATCGCCAATATTGCCAACATCATTTTATGTCCTGTACTGATCAATGGATTTGGCCCCGTACCTGCATTTGGATTAACAGGCGCTGCCATGGCTACCTCCATGGGCCGGGGCATAGGTGTTTGTTACCAGCTGTACCATTTATTTAAAGGCAGCGGGGTATTAAAGATCAAACTGGCTTATTTAAAACCACACTGGGAGCAGATAAAAGCCTTGTTAAAAATTGCCACACCTGGTATATTCCAGTTTGTGATCGCCTCCTGCAGCTGGATATTTTTAGCACAGCTGGTGGCTACAACCGGAGGAGATCACGGTTCGGCAGGCTATCAGACGGCCTTAAGGTTAATGATGTTCTTTATGCTGCCAGCCTGGGGCATGAGCAATGCGGCTGCTACACTGGTAGGTCAGAACCTCGGTGCCAAACAGCTGGAACGCGCTGAACAGTCGGTCATGAAAACTGCCAAATACATTATTATATATATGTTAATGGTAATGGCTTTTACTTTTATTGGCGGCAGGTTTTTCATCTCTTTTTTCAGCAATGATGTGCTGATACAAGATGTAGCCATAAACGCCTTGCAGATCATGAGCCTTGGTTACATTTGCTACGGCATGGGTATGGTGCTGATCAGTACTTTTAATGGTGCCGGCGATACCTGGACACCTACCTGGGTCAACTTTTTTGGCTTCTGGTTGTTCCAGATTCCCCTGGCCTATGTTTTGGCCAAACACTTTGACATGGGCCCAACCGGCGTATTTATTGCTATTCCGGTGGCGGAAACGGGAATTGCCCTTGCCGGTTTCATCCTGTTCAGGAGAGGGAAATGGAAAACAGTTAAGGTTTAG
- a CDS encoding acyl-CoA thioesterase yields MEKNQYSIFETELKVRPDDIDMFNHVHNSRYFDYVLAARYEQMAEFYKMPMESFLESGFGWVVRTALVDFKRPLILGDIILIRTGILTINEKGCRVQFEIENKRTRKIAADGWFDYVMIDTATGKGCKVNDEMIIAYSI; encoded by the coding sequence ATGGAAAAAAACCAGTACAGTATATTTGAAACCGAGTTAAAAGTACGGCCTGACGACATAGACATGTTTAACCATGTACACAACAGCAGGTATTTCGACTATGTGCTTGCTGCAAGGTATGAACAGATGGCAGAATTTTATAAAATGCCAATGGAATCTTTCCTGGAAAGCGGATTTGGCTGGGTTGTACGTACTGCCCTGGTTGATTTTAAACGCCCGCTTATCCTTGGTGACATTATCCTGATCCGTACAGGTATTCTTACCATCAACGAAAAAGGCTGCCGGGTACAGTTTGAAATTGAAAACAAACGGACCCGCAAAATTGCAGCCGATGGCTGGTTCGATTATGTGATGATTGATACCGCAACTGGTAAGGGCTGCAAAGTGAATGACGAAATGATCATTGCCTACAGCATTTAA